Proteins from a genomic interval of Rosa chinensis cultivar Old Blush chromosome 2, RchiOBHm-V2, whole genome shotgun sequence:
- the LOC112188748 gene encoding fasciclin-like arabinogalactan protein 13 yields the protein MAASTHYFPVLLLAVAAFFLLHARAQTAPAPAPPGKLNFTGILDKAGQYTTFLRLLTQTQVATQIQSQLNSSTEGLTVLAPTDNAFTNLNAGTLNDLSSQQQVQLVLYHVLPKYYTLASLLTVSNPVRTQSSSQNGGGSYGLNFTGSGGNQVNVSSGAVTTQINNPLRQQFPLAVYQVDKVLLPNDMFSDASPAPTPTKTPAGSTNTTTATKAAEPSADSANGSSKKSVGFVGLALGVVLFFMATS from the coding sequence atggCAGCTTCCACACATTACTTCCCTGTCCTCCTCCTCGCCGTCGCcgccttcttcctcctccatgCCCGAGCCCAAACTGCACCCGCCCCCGCCCCGCCCGGCAAACTTAACTTCACCGGCATCCTAGACAAAGCTGGCCAATACACCACCTTCCTCCGCCTCCTCACCCAAACCCAAGTGGCCACCCAAATCCAAAGCCAGCTCAACTCCTCCACCGAGGGCCTAACCGTCCTTGCACCCACCGACAACGCCTTCACAAACCTCAATGCCGGTACCTTAAACGACCTCTCCTCCCAACAACAAGTACAGCTAGTTCTGTACCATGTTCTCCCCAAGTACTACACTCTCGCCAGTCTCCTAACGGTCTCGAACCCCGTGAGAACTCAGTCCTCGTCCCAAAACGGCGGCGGATCTTACGGCCTCAACTTCACCGGATCCGGTGGGAACCAAGTGAATGTGTCGAGCGGGGCGGTGACTACTCAGATCAACAATCCGTTGAGGCAGCAGTTTCCGTTGGCTGTGTACCAAGTTGACAAGGTGTTGTTACCTAATGACATGTTTAGTGACGCGTCACCGGCTCCTACTCCGACTAAAACTCCGGCTGGAAGCACCAACACAACGACGGCGACAAAGGCCGCGGAGCCATCTGCGGACAGTGCTAATGGTTCGAGCAAGAAGAGCGTGGGATTCGTGGGATTGGCTCTAGGGGTGGTTTTGTTTTTCATGGCAACTAGCTAG
- the LOC112188400 gene encoding NHP2-like protein 1 produces MTGEAVNPKAYPLADGQLTITILDLVQQAFNFKQLKKGANEATKTLNRGIAEFIVMAADTEPLEILLHLPLLAEDKNVPYVFVPSKQALGRACGVSRPVIACSVTTNEGSQMKVQIQQLKDAIEKLLI; encoded by the exons ATG ACCGGAGAAGCAGTCAACCCTAAAGCTTACCCCTTGGCCGATGGTCAGCTCACCATCACCATTCTCGACCTGGTTCAGCAAGCCTTCAACTTCAAGCAGCTCAAAAAGGGCGCCAACGAAG ctACTAAGACCCTGAACAGAGGTATTGCTGAGTTCATTGTGATGGCTGCTGATACCGAGCCGCTTgagattcttcttcatcttccccTCTTGGCTGAAGATAAG AATGTGCCCTATGTGTTCGTGCCTTCGAAGCAAGCTCTTGGACGAGCCTGTGGTGTCTCAAGACCTGTCATTGCTTGTTCTGTGACAACAAATGAGGGTAGCCAAATGAAAGTCCAAATACAACAGCTCAAG GATGCCATTGAGAAGCTCCTTATCTAA
- the LOC112189617 gene encoding pentatricopeptide repeat-containing protein At4g32430, mitochondrial, with amino-acid sequence MINRQLNFKTLQRIRKPRLSHSKFHSLRDEHHLFDEIPQPDAAAVNRSMLNYMHRNLSATALEIFSKQIQLCSSPRNIDEVTLTLAAKACQGDPKPGCQIHGFAVSSGFISYVTVSNSLMSMYTKAGRFDSAMCIFDGMCYTDIVSWNTILSGFRTSEGALSFALRMHSNGIALDPVTYCTVLAFCAEYEDFLFGLQLHSLILQSGLDREVFVGNALISMYSRWRRLIEARNVFDEMGNKDVVSWNAILSGYSQEGNHGLEAVLLFIEMVREGMKLDHVSFTSAVSACGHEKNLRLGRQIHGLTVKSGYESHVSVGNVLISTYSKSGVSEDAGLVFQLMNNRNVISWTTMISMDEENAISLFNEMRLDGVYPNDVTFVGLIHAISTRKLVEEGLMIHGICTKSGFLSKHNVCNSFITMYAKFESMGDSVKVFEELDFREIISWNALISGYAQNRLCQDALKTFLSAIMESTPNNYTFGSVLSAIGDAHDISLKYGQRCHSFLIKLGSVTDPITAGALLDMYAKRGSICESQRVFSETPHRTQFAWTAIISAYAGHGDYDSVIELFYQMDKEGVRPDSITFLSVLSACSRKGSVEMGRHFFESMVKDYQIEPSPQHYACMVDMLGRAGKLEEAEELTSQMSGQPSFSLLQSLLGACTIHGNVEMAERVADALMRMEPTESGSYVLLSNLYAEKGDWEMVAKIRKQMRDRGVRKEVGFSWLDNGDADGSLYLHGFSSGDTSHRQSEEISRMAKCIGLEMKFLRENMAEIGSLKQDSETHSQVPHDEEGLY; translated from the coding sequence ATGATTAACCGCCAACTGAATTTCAAAACCCTCCAACGAATACGCAAGCCACGACTAAGCCACTCTAAATTCCATTCCTTGAGAGACGAACACCACCTGTTCGATGAAATTCCCCAACCAGATGCTGCTGCAGTTAACCGCTCTATGCTCAACTATATGCACAGGAACCTTTCAGCTACGGCCCTCGAAATATTTAGTAAACAAATTCAACTGTGTTCGTCTCCTCGGAACATTGATGAAGTTACCCTCACCCTTGCTGCCAAGGCTTGCCAAGGGGACCCGAAACCCGGATGCCAAATCCACGGTTTTGCAGTTTCTTCTGGGTTTATTTCCTATGTTACAGTTTCGAATTCGTTGATGAGTATGTACACTAAAGCTGGGAGGTTTGATAGTGCAATGTGTATTTTTGATGGTATGTGTTATACTGATATAGTTTCTTGGAATACTATTCTTTCGGGGTTTCGGACGAGTGAGGGGGCGTTGAGTTttgctctcaggatgcattcAAATGGGATTGCTTTGGATCCGGTGACTTATTGTACAGTTCTTGCTTTTTGTGCGGAGTATGAAGATTTTCTGTTTGGGTTACAATTGCATTCTCTCATACTTCAGTCTGGGTTGGATCGTGAAGTTTTTGTTGGGAATGCGCTTATAAGTATGTATTCAAGGTGGAGACGTTTGATAGAAGCTAGGaatgtgtttgatgaaatgggGAATAAGGACGTGGTTTCTTGGAATGCAATACTATCAGGTTACTCTCAAGAGGGAAATCATGGGCTTGAAGCAGTTTTACTCTTCATTGAGATGGTGAGAGAAGGGATGAAACTTGATCATGTCTCATTTACTAGCGCAGTTTCAGCTTGCGGGCATGAGAAGAATTTAAGGCTTGGGAGACAGATACATGGCTTGACAGTAAAATCAGGATATGAAAGTCATGTTTCGGTTGGGAACGTGTTGATCTCAACATATTCAAAGAGTGGCGTCAGTGAAGATGCGGGATTGGTGTTTCAGCTCATGAACAATCGCAATGTAATTTCCTGGACTACAATGATTTCTATGGACGAAGAGAATGCCATCTCTTTATTTAATGAGATGAGATTGGATGGAGTATATCCAAATGATGTTACATTTGTTGGATTAATCCATGCTATATCAACTAGGAAGTTGGTGGAAGAAGGCCTTATGATTCATGGGATTTGCACAAAGAGTGGATTTTTGTCAAAGCATAATGTTTGCAATAGCTTTATCACCATGTATGCTAAGTTTGAGTCCATGGGTGATTCTGTCAAGGTTTTTGAGGAGTTGGACTTCAGAGAAATCATATCATGGAATGCTTTGATCTCAGGGTATGCTCAGAACAGGCTGTGTCAGGATGCACTGAAGACATTCTTGTCTGCAATCATGGAGTCCACGCCTAACAACTACACATTTGGTAGTGTCTTGAGTGCAATTGGTGATGCTCATGACATTTCTCTGAAGTATGGCCAGCGATGCCACTCCTTTTTGATAAAACTTGGATCAGTCACTGACCCGATTACAGCAGGTGCTCTCCTTGATATGTATGCAAAGCGAGGAAGCATTTGTGAGTCCCAAAGAGTTTTCAGTGAGACCCCTCACAGAACTCAGTTTGCTTGGACAGCAATAATATCTGCATATGCTGGGCATGGAGACTATGACTCAGTAATCGAATTGTTCTACCAGATGGATAAAGAAGGGGTAAGACCTGACTCGATCACATTTCTTTCTGTACTAAGCGCATGTAGCAGAAAGGGATCAGTTGAGATGGGACGCCATTTCTTTGAATCAATGGTCAAAGACTATCAGATTGAACCATCTCCTCAACATTATGCTTGTATGGTGGACATGTTAGGCCGGGCAGGAAAGCTGGAGGAAGCAGAGGAATTGACGAGTCAGATGTCAGGACAGCCGAGTTTTTCTTTGTTGCAAAGCTTGCTTGGGGCTTGCACAATACATGGGAATGTGGAGATGGCTGAGAGAGTTGCAGATGCTTTAATGCGAATGGAGCCAACTGAATCAGGTTCCTATGTGCTGTTGTCCAACTTGTATGCAGAGAAAGGGGACTGGGAAATGGTGGCAAAAATAAGGAAACAGATGAGAGATAGGGGAGTGAGAAAGGAAGTGGGATTTAGTTGGTTGGATAATGGTGATGCTGATGGTTCTTTGTATCTCCACGGGTTTTCGTCAGGTGATACCTCTCACCGCCAGTCTGAAGAGATAAGTAGAATGGCGAAATGCATAGGACTAGAAATGAAGTTTTTGAGAGAGAACATGGCTGAGATAGGCTCACTGAAACAAGACAGTGAGACACATTCTCAAGTGCCTCATGATGAAGAAGGCTTGTATTAG